From the Candidatus Bathyarchaeota archaeon A05DMB-5 genome, the window TATGACGATGTTCTTTTTCGCTTTCTCCGCAATTTCCAAGTGTGGTTTTGAATTTGCAGCAACCGCCGTTGTGCAACACATTCGAGCTTTGTCCAAGTTAGTGAGCAAAACTCCAACTGCATGCCCTATTTGTCCCACGTTTGCCGCTCCATCACAAACCCAAACTACATTTTCATGTTCTGCAACCTTATAACAAAGCGGAAGAATTTTTGGCTGAATAATTGTTTCTTCAGACATATCGATTATTTCACCTCTTTTTTAAGTTAACAAATCATTTTTCTAGGATTGATTTTATGATTAGTTCCTTAGCCTTGCGTATGTCTTCTTGAGACACGTATTTTTCAACACCTAAGCCCTTGCCAATGTCAGTATGCAGAGCCACTTTTTTCATACCGATATCTCTGACAAGCACTATGCTCTTGTCAATTTTGAAACCAGCAGCCTCTATCGTCTTTCGTGCACATTCAAAAGGACAACCATCCACCGTTATGATTTTCTTTGCAGCTTTAGCCTTTCCAATAACTGGTTTCACACCCAACGGCACAGAAGGCAAACAACCAATAGCCACCTTTGCCAAGCCAAGCTCCTTAACAGCTTCCAAGCACGCCAAAGCGCTGGTTATTCCAGTGTTTGATAAACCGCCAAAACAAGAGAACAGTATAGCCTCATGCGTTGGCATTCCTTCTTGCCATTCTCCCTCTTTGGACATCTCCCATTTTCGCCTCCTACTAAACAATTTGTTCAATAACACGTTTCGAAATCGCATCCACCAAATCAACATCAACGGCGTCAATTATTCGAAAGACCTCAGGGTCAGTAACTGAATAAAACCTTCTGTTCCCATCTTTTCTATGCTTTACAAGTCCGCAATTTTTCAGAATGGCCAAATGCCTAGAAACAAGAGGCTGCGCGATTTTCACGTGTGGAATAATCTCGCATACGCATTTCTCGCCGCTACGCAAGCACTCCAGAATCTCAATCCTGATTGGGTCAGCGAGTGCATTGAAGATTTTAGCCTTGAACTTGTTTGTGTTTTTTATTTTTGGATGCATGTTCAAAGCAAAGTTAATAGCAATATTTAAATATTGTTATATTTCTCAATAATCAAGCAAGGTGAGAACATGAAGGAAGTAAAAGTAGAAGTCATTGGGCCTGAACCGCCGTGCATGCGGTGTCAAGCGGCAAAGAAGGCTGTGGAGAAAGCTGCTGAGAGACTGAA encodes:
- a CDS encoding zinc-binding protein is translated as MSEETIIQPKILPLCYKVAEHENVVWVCDGAANVGQIGHAVGVLLTNLDKARMCCTTAVAANSKPHLEIAEKAKKNIVINGCGNKCASKVMEKAGKRIDYEIDISKYLQKVPILDIYQADVKKIAKIVINEARL
- a CDS encoding winged helix-turn-helix transcriptional regulator, with the protein product MHPKIKNTNKFKAKIFNALADPIRIEILECLRSGEKCVCEIIPHVKIAQPLVSRHLAILKNCGLVKHRKDGNRRFYSVTDPEVFRIIDAVDVDLVDAISKRVIEQIV